The DNA sequence GGAGTGGCGGAAACTTATTGAGCTGCTGTGAAGTGAAGTTGTGCGGGGACAGCGTGTGACCGGCATAGAGTAGAGATAGAGGGGTTGCTCTTTGTGACCACAGATTTGGCGTTAGCGATAGGGGTGATGATAGTCGTCGGTTTTTTCGGCGGGAAGTTGGCCAAAAAGCTTAAACTCCCCAGGATTACCGGCTATATTGTCGTCGGTCTCTTGCTGAGTCCCTCCGCCCTGAATCTTGTACCGAGGGCTACGATAGAGAGCCTGAATATAGTTACCTCTGTTGCGCTGGGAATTATTGCCTATGCGATTGGTGGCAGTCTACGCCTGGGGTCTATTCGGAGGCTGGGTAGAAGCATTGCCTGGATAACGATGGTGCAGGCTTTAGCCGCCTGGCTCATCGTTACTCTGGTAGTGGTCTTGCTGGCCCCTCTCATCTTGAATGTCCCTCAAGCAACCGTTCTGCGTTTTTACTTCCCGATGGCTTTTATCATTGGGGCGATAGCATGTGCTACGGACCCGGCAACGATTCTGGCGGTAACGCGTGAGTACAGGGCGAAAGGGCCATTAACGACGACGCTCTTGGCCTTGGTGGCAATTGATGATGCCGTTGCTGTTATTGCTTTTGCCATTGCTGTCGGGGTGGCACAGCCGCTAGTGAGCGGCATCGGTGGCGCTTCTTTCTATCAGATGTTGGGGGTTCCTTTTCTGGGGGTAATCGAGTCTGTCGGAATAGGTACTGCCTTCGGCTTCGCTTTGGTTTACATAACCAGACTGACAAAAACACGTGCCCTGCTGTTGATGGCAGTTTTAGGGATTATTACGCTATGCACCGGGGTCGCCAATATGCTGGGTGTTTCTTTGATTATGGCGAATATGGCTGTCGGCTTTGTCGTGACCAATAGGATGGCAGAGGATGAGCCATTTATTGTGGTTGAGGGTGTTGATGAACTGGTCTTTGCTGTATTTTTCGTACTGGCGGGAATGCACTTCGATTTTGACGTCATGAAAGTTGTCGGCGTTATGGTGTTATTGATATTTGCTACCAGATTTGCTGGCAAATACTACGGGGCGAGGATTGGTGCCGGAATCTCTCATGCTGAAGAAACGGTGAAAAAGTATGCCGGATTCGCCCTGCTGCCCCAGGCCGGCGTTGCCATGGGACTGGCGCTCCTGGCGCGAAATGCGTTTCCCGCCTTTGGTGACATTATTTTGAATGCCACTCTTGCTGTTGTCATCATTAATCAGCTGATTTCACCGCCTATGGTGAAGCACGCTATCTTCAAGGCCGGTGAAGCAGCCGGCATGGGTAAACCGGTGCCTGATACTTAATGGCAGGTTGGTACACACTTTTTATTCGGTAAGGCTCTGGTCTTGCAGGGATATCTGGCGGAGTTTTACTTCGCCCCAGAGACCCATATGGCTGCCGGTGATGATTACTGTCCCTTTTATTCCCTCGATACGTTGAGCCGTCTCAATTCCTCTCGGTATGTCGCTCGGTTGCTCAATCAGGTTGCCGATGGCAGTGGCAGCAGTGTCAGCCAGAGTGGCTGATTTGGACAGTACTATTACGGCGTCAGCCTTACCGTAACTGAAGGAGTGTCCCACAGTTCCCGACGATGTACAAATTCCCAGGGGGGTATCTGCCCCGTCGATTTCCAAACCGATTCTGCCGTTCAGAGGCGATTTACCGGCGTAAATCCCGATCAGCCTTTTCTTAAGACTCTTGAGGTAAATATCACCGCCGTTTTCTACGATTATCTCCGGCGAAAAGGGGAGTAGTTCGGTACCAACAAATTCAGCGATGGCGCCGGCTACTCCTGCCATGGGGCCGGTTCCGGCGCTCTCGGCTGAAGTTGACATCACCTTTACTATCTGTGGGGCGTCGCTTTCGACACTTATCGGTTTAAGGGAGGTTTGAAAATCGGGATGTCGCTCGATATGCCTTTCCAGTATACTCCGGTATTTTGTCACCAGCCTGAAGGCTTTTCTTTTCAGATTGGTTGAGGCACGGATACACAAATCCGTCTCTTTTACTACGACGCTAAAAGAGATTAGATCTATATCTCTAATCCAGTGTCGATAGGTTCTCGGCTGATACATAAACTAGAAGTGGAGTTCCATAGCTCTCGGGGGGCAGGCCTTCAAGCAAAGTCCGCAAGCCAGGCATTTCTTGTCGTGAAAACTAACTATCCTGCTGATCGGGTCAAGCTCGAAGGCACCGGAGGGACAGATAGTTATGCAGGCGCCGCAGTGAGTGCACCTTTCCTCATTGCGAGTAACATTCTGGCTGAGCGATTGCACCGTGACGCCGGTTTCGGTTAGATACCTGACGCCTTTTTCATAGTCTTCCTGCTTCCCTTTGAGCTCCAGTACCAGCAGGCCCTCTTTATCGGGGGTAACTGATGCCTTCAAGATGTTGAAATCAAGGTCGTAATGCTTGACCAGCCGGCTTATCATCGGCTGGTCTACCAGTCGTTTCGGAAAGTGTAAGACTATTTTTCTCGATACCGTCATTGAGACTACCCTGCTGCTCACCGTGTGAGAGTAACCCGATTACTCTAATTAAACAATCGTTCATCGAGTTTGTCAACGTGGGGAGGCATCTGCCTGAACCGGGTAAAGGTCATCCCCACCGGCGGTCTCCCTAATATATTTGTAAAGACTGTTTTTGGCGTTATACAATGGGGGGAAGTTTCTACCGGTTTTTCCCGGGTATGTAGTTTGGGCCTGTTCCGGAGGAACAGATTGTGTTTACTTTAACTTGCGGGGGTAAGTTTGGCTAAGAAAAAGGAAGAGAAACACGAGCGTGGGTTTACCCGACACCAGCTTGCCCGGTGGCAGCAGCAGAAGAAGCGGCAGCGCATTTTTCTCATCTTGGGGCTTGCTGTTATTGCTGTCGTCGGCGGCGTTATCGGGTCTGGCTGGTATCGTAATGAGTACCGGCCGATGCAGGAGGTTGTGATTAAGGTAAACGAGACTGAGTTCGATATGGGCTATTACGTTGATACGCTAAAGACCAGCGGTAAGCTGTATCAGCAGATCTACGGGGAGAGCCAGTACCTCTTCTATATGCAGTCCGTGGCTGACCAGGCGATTACCGGTATTCAGCAGAGGGAGCTAATCAGGCAGGGTGCTATGGCATTAGGTATCGTAGTTAGCGATAGCGAGGTTAGCAAGGAGCTCAAGGGGAATGATCCCCCTCTGGGTAACGAATATCGTGACCTGGTCAGGGGTGATATGTTGCGTAGCAGGTTACTTGACGAATATTTTGAGAAAGAGGTGCCGCAGTTTGCCGATCAGAGACAGGTTATAGCGATGTTTCTCGAGAGTGAGAGCCGGGCAGCTATGGTCAGAAAGATGCTTGAGGCTGGAGAAGATTTTGCCGAACTGGCCGGTGATTTTTCTCTGGACAGCCTTAACTTGACTGAGGATGACCAGGCCGGTTGGTACCCGGCGGAAATTCTGTCGGAAGGACTGGGGCTTGGCGTGGTTGAGGACTACGTTTTCGCTGCCGGGGTAGGGCTGAGCGGACCGGTTTATGACGACACCAGGACTAAAGACTTCGGCTATTGGCTGGTCAAGCTGGTGGAGAAAGATGAGGATGAGCAGGGCGAACTGTTTAATGTTCAGGTAATGCTGTTGGGCAGTGAGGAAGAGGCGCGGGGAGTGATAGACCGGTTGGAACTCGGGGTTAGTGGTGACTTTGGCGAAATAGCCGGCGAGCTTTCTCAGGATGCTGCCTCGAAAGAAGACGGCGGTGATTTGGGCTGGCTTGATCCTGATGAGATAGCTGAGCCCTTTGCAGATTTTGTTCTGAATGCTGAACCGGGGTCACTGAGTGAGCTGATAAAGGATGATACGGTTGTCACCAACGGTGGCTATTGGCTGATTGATGTCCTGGGTATTGAGGAAGGCAGGCAGATTTCTGAGGTCGACCGGGACTTCCTGAAGAGCATGGCTCTGGATGAGTGGATTTCTTCTTTATGGGATGATCCGGAGACTGTAGTGGAAAGCTACCTGGATGCCGAAAAGATAACCTGGGCGATAGACAGGGCTGTCGGTAGTTGAACCGGGGGGGTATCGAGATGATGGAAAGGGATTGCGTCGGGGTTGGTATACTGGGGCTGGGGGTGATTGCCGGACAGGTTGCCCGTGTTCTGCGTGACAAGTCAGAAATCCTGGCCGGTCGGGTCGGTTGCCCGCTTGTCTTACGAAAGGTAAAGGTTCTGCCTGATGACTTGAGCCGGCCGCAGGTAAAGGAGATGGGGGCTCATCTCTTTACCACCGATGATGAAGAGTTTTTTACCTCACCCGGGATAGATATAGTTGTCGAAGCCATCGGGGGTGAGCATCCGGCCCTGGAATATTTGACCCGGGCGCTTGGTGATGGTAAGCATGTTGTTACCTCCAACAAAGAAGTTATTGCCAAGCATGGGGCTGAGCTTCTGAAACTGGCAGACCAGAATGGGGTGGTGCTGCGTTATGAAGCTAGTGTTGGTGGGGGTATCCCCCTGATTTCCCGTTTCCGGTATGATCTGGTGGCTAACCGGATAGAAGGTATCTATGCGATTATCAACGGGACGACCAACTATATTCTGACTCGAATGGCTGGAGAGGGCGCGGACTTTTCTTCGGTTCTGGCCAGGGCTCAGGATTTGGGTTATGCCGAAGCTAATCCGGAGAATGATATAGAGGGGATAGACGCTGCCTATAAACTGGCTATTCTGACCTCGCTGGCGTTCCACACCGAGGTCAGACCGGAGGATATCTATCACGAAGGGATTTCACGATTATCCAGCCGTGATTTCCAGTATGCCCGGGAGCTTGGTTTCGCTATCAAGCTGCTGGCCATTGCTAAAGAGAGTGATGGAGTGGTTGAGGTCCGGGTGCATCCGGTCTTTATACCGGAAGACTCTCTTCTGGCTAAGGTCAATGGTGTCTATAATGCCGTTCTGGTTGAGGGGGATCTGGTTGATAAAGTCCTCTTCTTCGGTCAAGGCGCGGGTCCACTGCCTACCTCCAGCGCTGTAATAGCTGATGTTGTCTCGGCGGCGCAGGATGTCCTGCGTGGTATTAGCGGCGGAGTCAGGTGGGAGTTGGGGCCCGGCAAGGTGATCAAACCCATGTCTGGCATTGAAACCAGCTACTATCTCCGTCTCAACATTGCCGATCGGCCTGGTATCCTGGCTCAGATTGCCAAGGCCCTGGGTGACCGTCAGATCAGTATTTCCTCTGCCATCCAGAAGCTGGCTGACCGGGTGGCTCAGACCGCTGAAATTGTTATCATTACCTATCCTGCCCTGGAAAAATCGATGCAGTCGGCGCTGGGAGAATTAGGCCAGCTATCCGGGGTAAAGGAAGTAAGCAACTTAGTTCGGGTGGAGGCTTTATAATAGAGTAGCAATGAAAAACGGAGTGCTAGCCAGATATAGAGACTATCTACCGGTTACCCCTGATACGCCGCTTTTCTCGTTAGGCGAGGGAGATACCCCGCTGGTCAGGTGCCCGTCTCTTGAGAGAGAGACTGGCTGTGGGGAACTCTATTTTAAGCTGGAGGGGTGTCAGCCTACCGGTTCCTTTAAGGACCGGGGTATGGTTGTCGCGGTGGCCAAGGCGATGGAGGCCGGCAGCCGGGCCGTAATGTGCGCCTCTACCGGTAACACCAGCGCCTCAGCGGCGGCCTATGCTGCCTATCTCGGGATTGAGGCTATTATTGTGGTACCCGAGGGTAAAATCACGATGGGTAAGCTGGCTCAGGCTGTCGTCTACGGAGCCAAGATAGTTGCTATTGAGGGAAATTTTGACCAGGCCCTGACTATCGTAAGGAGTCTGACCGACAGGCATCCGGTTACCCTGGTGAACTCGGTTAATCCCAACCGTATCGAGGGCCAGAAAACGGCTGCCTTCGAGATTGTTGATAACCTGGGGGCTGCGCCGGACTACCTCTTTATCCCGGTGGGGAATGCCGGGAATATTACCGCCTACTGGAAAGGTTTTATGGAATACTTCGGGTTGGGTAAGGCGAAGGCTAAGCCCAGGATGATGGGTTTTCAGGCTGAAGGTGCTGCCCCTATTGTCCGGGGATATCCTGTTAAGGAGCCGCAGACCGTCGCTACCGCGATACGAATCGGTAATCCGGCGAGTTGGCAAAAGGCGGTGGCGGCTCGTGATGAGTCCGGGGGAACTATTGATATGGTCAGCGACGATGAAATCCTGGCGGCTTACCGGCTTATGGCGGCTAAAGGGGGTATATTTGGTGAGCCGGCTTCGGCAGCTCCACTGGCCGGTCTAATCAAGCTCTCTCGTTGTGGGATGGACTTTTCGCAGAAGAGGGTGGTCTGTGTGGTGACCGGTAGCGGCCTTAAGGACCCTGATAATGCACTGAAAAGCGCAGAGCCCTTCCTTAAGCTGCCGGCTGACTTGGCTGCTGTGGAACGGGCTTTGGGTTGGGGCTAAAGAAATAGCGTCGAGAAATTAACGAGGAAGGTAGTGTTTGACTCGGATAAAATTCAGGCGGCGGTAGCTTCCATTATTGAGGCTATCGGAGAGGACCCGCAGCGTGAGGGCTTGGTGGGTACTCCCCGCCGTGTCGCTGAGATGTATGCCGAGCTATTCAAGGGGATGGGTGTGGATCCCAGGGAAGTGCTCTCGGTAAGCTTCGGAGAGGGACACCGTGAAATGATCATCCTCAAGGACATCCCGTTCTATTCTATGTGTGAGCATCACCTGCTGCCCTTTTACGGACTGGCTCATATCGGCTATATCCCTAATAACGAAGGAAGCGTAGTCGGTGCCAGTAAACTGGCCAGAGTAGTCGAGATTGTAGCCCAGCGCCTGCAGCTTCAGGAGAGGATGACCTCTCAGATTGCCGATGCTATTGCCGATGGGATCAATGCCAAGGGAGTGGCTGTGGTCCTCCAGGCAGAGCATATGTGTATGGTTATGCGTGGCATCAAGAAACCGGGCAGCAATATGGTCACCTCGGGTTTGCGGGGTATATTCCGTACTGACCCCAAGACCAGGGCCGAGTTTTTTTCGCTGATTCGAAGTAAGTCTCCTATCGATTAGGCAGGCCCGGTCACTCACCCATGATCTGCAGTATCACCCGTCTCGAGCGGGGCCGGTTATCGAAATCGATCAGGACTATCTGCTGCCAGGTACCCACCACTAGTCTCTTATTGCTGAAAGGTACTGTCAGCGAGGCCCCCTGTAGTGAAGCACGGACGTGTGAGTAACCGTTGCCGTCGCCCCAGCGACGGTCATGGGCGTAGGCAATATCTTTAGGGACAATTCGCTGCCACATATCCTGCAGATCGGCCAGTACTCCGGATTCGAACTCGATGGTGGTTAGGCCGGCCGTTGAACCGGCGATAAATATCGTGACAATGCCGTTAGCTACCCCGGCCCTGGCTAATTCCTGCTCTATGTCGGGTGTGATATCGATAATATCACACTCACCTCTGGTATTGAGAGTAATTTCCCTGGTCACTATCATATCCCCTACTCCTGTTGTCCAATATCTGGTTTATCTCTTTCTTCAGCCCGGCGGTATCAAAGGGCTTGGGAACACAGGTGGCTCCGGTCGCTTTAAGGAACTCTCTGGCATCGGAGCTGATCATGTCTCCGGTGGTAAAGATGGCCCTCTTCTGCAGGGAAGGGGCTGTCTTCCCCAGCTCATCATACAGTTCGGTGCCGCTTAAGCCGGGCATTTTGATATCACAGATGATAAGGTCGTAACCCTGCTCCTTAATCATCTCGAGGGCCTCTCTGCCGCTGCCTGCCGTCGCCACATCATAACCCTCGCCACCGAGCACCTTCTTCAGGAACGCCAGTATGGCCGGCTCGTCATCCACCACCAGTATCAGGCCCTCGACGGCCTTCCCGGCCTCCTCGACTGCCTCCGTCTCTTCTATCTTCCCATCCTCCTCCGCTACGATGGGCAGATCGACGAAGAAGGTAGCCCCCTTGCCCTCCTCGCTCTCGGCATACAACTCACCGTTATGCTCGGCGACGATGCCCCGGGATAGGCTCAGGCCCAGGCCGGTCCCTTCTCCCACCTCCTTAGTGGTGAAGAAGGGATCGAATATCCTCTCCAGGTTCTCCCCGGCTATGCCGAGCCCGTCATCGGCAAACGATATCCGTATCCTGTCGCCGGCCTGCTCTGTCCTGATGGTAAGCCTGCCCCTGCCGTGGGCCTTCTTCATCTCCGTCTCGGCGTTGACGATGATGTTGAGGAATACCTGCTGGAGCTGGCTGGCATCGGCCACCGTCCAGGGCAGTTCGTTATCGAGCAGGGTAATCACCTCGATGTTGGAGGTCTCCAGGGCGTACTTGCGCAGCGCTAGGGTGCTTTCGATTATCTCGTTGATTCCGGTACAGGTCCGTACCGGCTTGCGCTGGCGGGCGAAGGTAAGCAGTCTCTTCACGATGTCGGCTACCCTCTCGGCGCTGTTATTGATAATCTCAACGTCTTCCCTTAAGTCTTCGGGCAGGTCCTTCTCCATCAGCAACTCGGAGAAGCCGATCACGCTGGTTAGGGGATTGTTTATCTCGTGGGCGATGCCGGAGGCCATCTCGCCCACCGATGCCAAGCGGCTGGTTACCTGGGCCTTCCTCTCCATCTCCCGCTTCTCTGCCTCAGCCTTTTTCTGCGCGGTGATATTGCTGGTAACAGTAACGACAGCAGACACATTCCCATGGGAATCAAATAATGGCGAGGCATTATTCAGTAAGTCAACATAAGAGCCGTCTTTAGCCCGACATCTATATTCCAGGTTTCTCATCCCTTTGCCTGACTCTAACTGGGTAAATTCTTTTCTCACACGTTCTAAATCTTCCGGGTGGACTAATTCGAATGCGTTTATTTTACTTACCTCTTCAGGTGAGAAGCCTAGGTGTTTTCTGAATGCCGGATTGGTAAAGACAAAGTTCCCTTCCATATCCGTTGTGGATATAATCTCGGAAGCAGTCTCCACTAGCTCTCTGTACTTTTCCTCCGACGCCCTCAGTGCTTCCAGGGTCTTATTGAAATTGTTCTTCAGGTGTGATAATTCGTCACTACCCGTCACAGAAACGTGACCTAACAGGTCATTTGCTGCTCTGATTTGATCAATCTCTCGGTCAAAACGTAGTAACCGGGACAGGACCGATCTGTGCAAAAATAGTAGGATTACCAGTGCAAGCACCCCCCCTGCGATAGCAAGTACCACCATAAAATAATTGATGGTATTCTGTCCCTCCCTGTGAATATCCCTTGGTACGTTTATCTTTAGGATGAGGCTTGGGTTGTCATAAATATCGTCAACAGAAGCGTATCCAGCAGCACGCTCACCGTCCAAGGGTTCAATAACGATCGGCGTGCCTGTCTGTAAAGATGGCTTCACTTCTTCGAGGTCGGTCGGCAATAGCGAATTGTCAAACAGATTGATATCGATGGACAATCGTGTTAACCCGGCTAGCTCCTCGATTTTGGAAGTGTCTAAGTAGCGTCCCATAATAAGTGTTCCACGAATAGGCCCTTCATCTCCACTGGTCAGTATGGGCCGTGAACTGATGAGCATAGGGAGTTCGGAAAGGGTAAGCACCCCTTCTACGTTACTCTCTGTATCAGGATGATGCAGAAGGAGGCTGTCAGGGTAAAGATGTTCTTGAAAACTCTCCGGGAGAGGTACTTCCTCTTCGTTTTCCAAATCGAAGGCCTTAGCAAGGATTACCTGGTTGGCGGAGTTGATAAACACCATAAGATTAAGCTCTAGTGTTACGAATGTCCCGTCGATTAGATTTGACTCAATATAGGCATCGTTATTATCCTCGATGAACTCATAGGTATCATCCCATGCTGCCCAGTCCTGATTGACGGCATCTATCGAAGATATTTCTTTGTCCAGGGCACTCTTGAGACGCTCCACATTGGTATGGATTGCCTCCTGCTCCAACCGAGCGTAACTCCGCAGCAGGACGTTTTGAGAGATTGCATATATAGTAGCGATCAGACAGCCGAATGTAACTGCAATGAGAACTATCGTCTTCTTACGGAGTGTCATTTGTATTGACCTTTACCATTGTGGTTTCAGTAGATTCTGTGCTGTCCGGGTATTCCGAATTCTATTGGCTCTGGACCTCAGTCTAGTCAGGTCACCTTTATCTGAAATATGTTCGCATATGGTGCGTTCAAAAGCAATCACCCGTTAGTTCTTCAACCGGGACAAAGGTGGGCCAGTGCGGGGTCTTTTAGTTCTTCGGCCCCTGTCAGTCCGGAATTAGCCCGTCCCAGATGATGTCATCCAGCTCAAATACGGGGCCGTCCTGGCATACCTGCTTCAGTCCGCTTCTGGTTCTCACCGTGCAGGCGTAGCAGACCCCAAGCCCGCAGCCCATCCTCATCTCCAAGGAGATCTGTACCGGCTTCCCTGCGAGGCCGAGCTCTCGCTTTCTCTGCGCCAGTTCACGGTACATTGCGGTGGGCCCGCAGGCAAAGATCTGGTCGGAGCTGTCAGCGTAGTCCGGCAGCAGTTCCGAGACGTATCCTTGATAACCCTGTGTACCGTCTTCGGTAGCGGTGATAAGGGTAACTCCCTGGGGCAGGAATTCCTCGGGGAGAAACTGGGCGGCAGACCTGGCTCCGGCGAGCAGGGTTACCCTTTTCTCCTGTCGAAGTGCTATATCGGCAAGATATACCAGCGGCACGATGCCCATACCGCCTGCTACCAGCAGGATTTCTCTGGACTCAGCGTGGATGGTGAAACCGTTGCCCAGCGGGCCGAGCAGGTCTATAGCCTCATCCTTTTGACGTTGAGATAACCAGCGGGTGCCTTTGCCTACCGTGTTAAATAAAAGAGCCAGGCTATCGCCGTCTATCCGATGTATGCTGAGGGGGCGGCGCAGCAGTAGCTCATTGTCTTCACCGCAGCGCACCATCACAAACTGCCCCGGCTTAGCTCCGGAGGCTATACAGG is a window from the Dehalococcoidales bacterium genome containing:
- a CDS encoding cation:proton antiporter gives rise to the protein MTTDLALAIGVMIVVGFFGGKLAKKLKLPRITGYIVVGLLLSPSALNLVPRATIESLNIVTSVALGIIAYAIGGSLRLGSIRRLGRSIAWITMVQALAAWLIVTLVVVLLAPLILNVPQATVLRFYFPMAFIIGAIACATDPATILAVTREYRAKGPLTTTLLALVAIDDAVAVIAFAIAVGVAQPLVSGIGGASFYQMLGVPFLGVIESVGIGTAFGFALVYITRLTKTRALLLMAVLGIITLCTGVANMLGVSLIMANMAVGFVVTNRMAEDEPFIVVEGVDELVFAVFFVLAGMHFDFDVMKVVGVMVLLIFATRFAGKYYGARIGAGISHAEETVKKYAGFALLPQAGVAMGLALLARNAFPAFGDIILNATLAVVIINQLISPPMVKHAIFKAGEAAGMGKPVPDT
- a CDS encoding UPF0280 family protein, with the protein product MYQPRTYRHWIRDIDLISFSVVVKETDLCIRASTNLKRKAFRLVTKYRSILERHIERHPDFQTSLKPISVESDAPQIVKVMSTSAESAGTGPMAGVAGAIAEFVGTELLPFSPEIIVENGGDIYLKSLKKRLIGIYAGKSPLNGRIGLEIDGADTPLGICTSSGTVGHSFSYGKADAVIVLSKSATLADTAATAIGNLIEQPSDIPRGIETAQRIEGIKGTVIITGSHMGLWGEVKLRQISLQDQSLTE
- a CDS encoding NIL domain-containing protein, which encodes MTVSRKIVLHFPKRLVDQPMISRLVKHYDLDFNILKASVTPDKEGLLVLELKGKQEDYEKGVRYLTETGVTVQSLSQNVTRNEERCTHCGACITICPSGAFELDPISRIVSFHDKKCLACGLCLKACPPRAMELHF
- a CDS encoding peptidylprolyl isomerase, whose product is MAKKKEEKHERGFTRHQLARWQQQKKRQRIFLILGLAVIAVVGGVIGSGWYRNEYRPMQEVVIKVNETEFDMGYYVDTLKTSGKLYQQIYGESQYLFYMQSVADQAITGIQQRELIRQGAMALGIVVSDSEVSKELKGNDPPLGNEYRDLVRGDMLRSRLLDEYFEKEVPQFADQRQVIAMFLESESRAAMVRKMLEAGEDFAELAGDFSLDSLNLTEDDQAGWYPAEILSEGLGLGVVEDYVFAAGVGLSGPVYDDTRTKDFGYWLVKLVEKDEDEQGELFNVQVMLLGSEEEARGVIDRLELGVSGDFGEIAGELSQDAASKEDGGDLGWLDPDEIAEPFADFVLNAEPGSLSELIKDDTVVTNGGYWLIDVLGIEEGRQISEVDRDFLKSMALDEWISSLWDDPETVVESYLDAEKITWAIDRAVGS
- a CDS encoding homoserine dehydrogenase, encoding MMERDCVGVGILGLGVIAGQVARVLRDKSEILAGRVGCPLVLRKVKVLPDDLSRPQVKEMGAHLFTTDDEEFFTSPGIDIVVEAIGGEHPALEYLTRALGDGKHVVTSNKEVIAKHGAELLKLADQNGVVLRYEASVGGGIPLISRFRYDLVANRIEGIYAIINGTTNYILTRMAGEGADFSSVLARAQDLGYAEANPENDIEGIDAAYKLAILTSLAFHTEVRPEDIYHEGISRLSSRDFQYARELGFAIKLLAIAKESDGVVEVRVHPVFIPEDSLLAKVNGVYNAVLVEGDLVDKVLFFGQGAGPLPTSSAVIADVVSAAQDVLRGISGGVRWELGPGKVIKPMSGIETSYYLRLNIADRPGILAQIAKALGDRQISISSAIQKLADRVAQTAEIVIITYPALEKSMQSALGELGQLSGVKEVSNLVRVEAL
- the thrC gene encoding threonine synthase, with amino-acid sequence MKNGVLARYRDYLPVTPDTPLFSLGEGDTPLVRCPSLERETGCGELYFKLEGCQPTGSFKDRGMVVAVAKAMEAGSRAVMCASTGNTSASAAAYAAYLGIEAIIVVPEGKITMGKLAQAVVYGAKIVAIEGNFDQALTIVRSLTDRHPVTLVNSVNPNRIEGQKTAAFEIVDNLGAAPDYLFIPVGNAGNITAYWKGFMEYFGLGKAKAKPRMMGFQAEGAAPIVRGYPVKEPQTVATAIRIGNPASWQKAVAARDESGGTIDMVSDDEILAAYRLMAAKGGIFGEPASAAPLAGLIKLSRCGMDFSQKRVVCVVTGSGLKDPDNALKSAEPFLKLPADLAAVERALGWG
- the folE gene encoding GTP cyclohydrolase I FolE encodes the protein MFDSDKIQAAVASIIEAIGEDPQREGLVGTPRRVAEMYAELFKGMGVDPREVLSVSFGEGHREMIILKDIPFYSMCEHHLLPFYGLAHIGYIPNNEGSVVGASKLARVVEIVAQRLQLQERMTSQIADAIADGINAKGVAVVLQAEHMCMVMRGIKKPGSNMVTSGLRGIFRTDPKTRAEFFSLIRSKSPID
- a CDS encoding secondary thiamine-phosphate synthase enzyme YjbQ; the encoded protein is MTREITLNTRGECDIIDITPDIEQELARAGVANGIVTIFIAGSTAGLTTIEFESGVLADLQDMWQRIVPKDIAYAHDRRWGDGNGYSHVRASLQGASLTVPFSNKRLVVGTWQQIVLIDFDNRPRSRRVILQIMGE
- a CDS encoding CHASE4 domain-containing protein, with the protein product MTLRKKTIVLIAVTFGCLIATIYAISQNVLLRSYARLEQEAIHTNVERLKSALDKEISSIDAVNQDWAAWDDTYEFIEDNNDAYIESNLIDGTFVTLELNLMVFINSANQVILAKAFDLENEEEVPLPESFQEHLYPDSLLLHHPDTESNVEGVLTLSELPMLISSRPILTSGDEGPIRGTLIMGRYLDTSKIEELAGLTRLSIDINLFDNSLLPTDLEEVKPSLQTGTPIVIEPLDGERAAGYASVDDIYDNPSLILKINVPRDIHREGQNTINYFMVVLAIAGGVLALVILLFLHRSVLSRLLRFDREIDQIRAANDLLGHVSVTGSDELSHLKNNFNKTLEALRASEEKYRELVETASEIISTTDMEGNFVFTNPAFRKHLGFSPEEVSKINAFELVHPEDLERVRKEFTQLESGKGMRNLEYRCRAKDGSYVDLLNNASPLFDSHGNVSAVVTVTSNITAQKKAEAEKREMERKAQVTSRLASVGEMASGIAHEINNPLTSVIGFSELLMEKDLPEDLREDVEIINNSAERVADIVKRLLTFARQRKPVRTCTGINEIIESTLALRKYALETSNIEVITLLDNELPWTVADASQLQQVFLNIIVNAETEMKKAHGRGRLTIRTEQAGDRIRISFADDGLGIAGENLERIFDPFFTTKEVGEGTGLGLSLSRGIVAEHNGELYAESEEGKGATFFVDLPIVAEEDGKIEETEAVEEAGKAVEGLILVVDDEPAILAFLKKVLGGEGYDVATAGSGREALEMIKEQGYDLIICDIKMPGLSGTELYDELGKTAPSLQKRAIFTTGDMISSDAREFLKATGATCVPKPFDTAGLKKEINQILDNRSRGYDSDQGNYSQYQR
- a CDS encoding dihydroorotate dehydrogenase electron transfer subunit — translated: MKQPPSTIISSREAMPGTYLLRLRSPCIASGAKPGQFVMVRCGEDNELLLRRPLSIHRIDGDSLALLFNTVGKGTRWLSQRQKDEAIDLLGPLGNGFTIHAESREILLVAGGMGIVPLVYLADIALRQEKRVTLLAGARSAAQFLPEEFLPQGVTLITATEDGTQGYQGYVSELLPDYADSSDQIFACGPTAMYRELAQRKRELGLAGKPVQISLEMRMGCGLGVCYACTVRTRSGLKQVCQDGPVFELDDIIWDGLIPD